In one window of Macaca thibetana thibetana isolate TM-01 chromosome 5, ASM2454274v1, whole genome shotgun sequence DNA:
- the FGF5 gene encoding fibroblast growth factor 5 isoform X2 — MSLSFLLLLFFSHLILNAWAHGEKRLVPKGQLGPAATDRNPRGSSSRQSSSSAMSSSSASSSPAASLGSQGSGLEQSSFQWSPSGRRTGSLYCRVGIGFHLQIYPDGKVNGSHEANMLSQVHR; from the coding sequence ATGAGCttgtccttcctcctcctcctcttcttcagcCACCTGATCCTCAACGCCTGGGCTCACGGGGAGAAGCGTCTCGTCCCCAAAGGGCAACTCGGACCCGCTGCCACTGATAGGAACCCTAGAGGCTCTAGCAGCAGACAGAGCAGCAGTAGCGCTATgtcttcctcttctgcctcctcctcccccgcAGCTTCTCTGGGCAGCCAAGGAAGTGGCTTGGAGCAGAGCAGTTTCCAGTGGAGCCCCTCGGGGCGCCGGACCGGCAGCCTCTACTGCAGAGTAGGCATCGGTTTCCATCTGCAGATCTACCCGGATGGCAAAGTCAACGGCTCCCACGAAGCCAATATGTTAA